The proteins below come from a single Saccharopolyspora sp. SCSIO 74807 genomic window:
- a CDS encoding heme peroxidase family protein, protein MASHGQQNRGQYVQPGSEAAGGRFGRMFPTVAPREATGLAKAEEFGLPGGKVDGGETTEEQLSTVLDSGFTYFGQFVDHNVTFDPTSMLGQEVDPKALRNFRPPRLDLDNVYGGGPVVNEYLYDPESKGTKLALDPGGHDFARTGNDIALIGDPRNDENLLIAQFHLAIIKFHNRVVDDLRSGQITDVLGAGFPAQPADPPDDVEGAKLDDLLALEDYYGDLLRKAQQVTRWHYQWILHRQFLPQIVGTDLIEDITENGLRFYDPGEQPFIPVEFAVAGYRFGHSTIRSRYQVNAEFAADLFPLDPEADEQPRSDLRGGPVRPEHAVDWRYFFQIDPEIEAAKAKRLEAKLNRRLLDLPVRAVPGAREGALPSQLGSLVVRNLLRSEAQELPSGQDIARKIGEIPLTDEELDSEGPIYLWYYLLKEAEVLHGGRQLGPVGGRIVAETLIGILQADPASYLSVFPRWEPNIGGAGSEFGIADFLTYAGVVPKR, encoded by the coding sequence ATGGCATCGCACGGTCAGCAGAATCGTGGGCAATACGTGCAGCCGGGCAGCGAAGCGGCCGGTGGCCGGTTCGGCCGGATGTTCCCCACGGTTGCGCCGCGGGAAGCAACCGGGCTGGCGAAAGCCGAGGAATTCGGCCTGCCCGGTGGCAAGGTCGACGGCGGGGAAACCACCGAGGAACAGCTCAGCACCGTGCTCGACTCGGGATTCACCTACTTCGGCCAGTTCGTCGATCACAACGTCACCTTCGACCCGACCAGCATGCTCGGGCAGGAGGTCGATCCGAAGGCACTGCGCAACTTCCGGCCACCGCGGCTGGACCTGGACAACGTCTACGGCGGCGGGCCGGTCGTCAACGAGTACCTGTACGACCCGGAATCCAAGGGCACCAAGCTGGCACTCGATCCCGGCGGACACGACTTCGCGCGCACCGGCAACGACATCGCGTTGATCGGCGATCCGCGCAACGACGAGAACCTGCTGATCGCGCAATTCCACCTCGCGATCATCAAGTTCCACAACAGGGTCGTCGATGACCTGCGGTCCGGTCAGATCACCGACGTCCTCGGGGCCGGTTTCCCGGCGCAGCCCGCGGACCCGCCGGATGACGTGGAAGGCGCCAAGCTGGACGATCTGCTCGCGCTCGAGGACTACTACGGTGATCTCCTGCGCAAGGCCCAGCAGGTGACCCGCTGGCACTACCAGTGGATTCTGCACCGGCAATTCCTGCCGCAGATCGTCGGGACCGACCTCATCGAGGACATCACCGAGAACGGCCTGCGCTTCTACGACCCCGGCGAGCAGCCGTTCATCCCGGTGGAGTTCGCGGTGGCCGGATACCGCTTCGGGCACTCCACCATTCGCTCGCGCTACCAGGTCAACGCGGAGTTCGCGGCCGACCTCTTCCCGCTCGACCCGGAGGCCGACGAGCAACCGCGCAGTGATCTGCGCGGCGGCCCGGTGCGCCCGGAGCACGCGGTGGACTGGCGGTACTTCTTCCAGATCGACCCGGAGATCGAGGCGGCGAAGGCGAAGCGGCTGGAGGCCAAGCTCAACCGTCGGCTGCTGGACCTGCCGGTGCGGGCGGTGCCCGGTGCCCGCGAGGGCGCCCTGCCCTCGCAGCTCGGTTCGCTGGTGGTGCGCAACCTGCTGCGCAGCGAAGCTCAGGAGTTGCCGTCGGGCCAGGACATCGCACGCAAGATCGGCGAGATCCCGCTGACCGACGAGGAACTGGACAGCGAGGGCCCGATCTACCTCTGGTACTACCTGCTCAAGGAGGCGGAGGTGCTGCACGGGGGCCGCCAGCTCGGTCCCGTGGGCGGACGCATCGTGGCCGAGACGCTGATCGGCATCCTGCAAGCCGACCCGGCGTCGTACCTGTCGGTGTTCCCGCGCTGGGAACCCAACATCGGCGGAGCGGGCAGCGAGTTCGGCATCGCCGACTTCCTGACCTACGCGGGTGTCGTGCCGAAGCGTTGA
- a CDS encoding GNAT family N-acetyltransferase, which produces MHASQQPTVDRRRTVGDDPAAPGLRRGAAGYEIRPARRSDADGARSVMLDTFYEVFGHGYSPKWHHDVIDMSATYFDHPRQALFVAARGDEVVGTAAVRADGPKSPPHPAWLAERYPSGSTAQIFRVYVRPEHRRHGLARGLVETACRFVADTPGYERIYLHTNAGIDGAEPFWRGIADEIFDGRTDPAHSPAVHFEIPIGRF; this is translated from the coding sequence ATGCACGCATCGCAACAACCCACGGTCGACCGGCGGCGCACGGTCGGTGATGATCCGGCAGCGCCAGGTCTCCGGCGCGGAGCGGCCGGCTACGAGATCCGCCCCGCCCGCCGCTCGGACGCCGACGGGGCCCGGTCGGTCATGCTGGACACCTTCTACGAGGTCTTCGGGCACGGCTACAGCCCCAAGTGGCATCACGACGTGATCGACATGTCCGCCACGTACTTCGACCACCCGCGGCAGGCGCTGTTCGTGGCGGCCCGCGGCGACGAAGTGGTGGGCACCGCCGCGGTCCGCGCCGACGGCCCGAAAAGCCCGCCGCATCCGGCGTGGCTCGCGGAGCGCTACCCGTCCGGCAGCACCGCCCAGATCTTCCGGGTTTACGTCCGGCCGGAGCACCGGCGGCACGGGCTGGCGCGCGGACTGGTCGAAACGGCCTGCCGATTCGTCGCCGACACCCCCGGCTACGAGCGGATCTACTTGCACACCAACGCAGGCATCGACGGCGCGGAGCCGTTCTGGCGAGGCATCGCCGACGAGATCTTCGACGGGCGGACCGACCCGGCGCACAGCCCCGCGGTGCACTTCGAGATTCCGATCGGGCGGTTCTGA
- a CDS encoding FAD-binding oxidoreductase yields MGVDPGTSGAVSSHSEEVAALVGSYARIPPGEPVRLAKPTSNLFRFRGDSTAPGLDVGRMNRVLSVDPADGTAQVQGMATYETVVDAHLPTGHMPLVIPQLKTITLGGAVAGLGIEATSFRNGLPHESVREMEILTGSGEVVVARPDNEHADLFRGFPNSYGTLGYALRLQVEIERTEPYVRVRHVRFSTAEECAAAIAEICRDGEFEGHRVDFLDGTVFAADEQYLSIGTYVPEAPVTSDYTGQAVYYRSLREHQTDHLRTHDYLWRWDTDWFWCSRAFGVQHPAVRRLWPRKYRRSDVYRRIVAWDRRVGFSDRLARARGGAGSEPVIQDVEIPVDRLAEFLEFFHREIGIAPVWLCPVQLRDRQGWPLYPMDPDTLYVNVGFWSAVQLRPGERLGDYNRAIEDFVSRIDGHKSLYSDSYYDEDEFWRLYNRPAYEQLKQRYDPDGRLPGLYEKCVGKP; encoded by the coding sequence ATGGGAGTCGATCCGGGTACCTCGGGAGCCGTTTCCAGCCATTCCGAGGAGGTCGCCGCCCTGGTCGGCAGCTACGCCAGGATTCCTCCGGGGGAGCCGGTGCGGCTGGCGAAGCCGACCTCGAACCTCTTCCGGTTCCGCGGCGACTCGACCGCTCCCGGGCTCGACGTGGGCCGGATGAACCGCGTGCTCTCGGTCGATCCGGCGGACGGCACCGCGCAGGTGCAGGGCATGGCGACCTACGAAACCGTCGTCGACGCGCACCTGCCGACCGGGCACATGCCGCTGGTGATCCCGCAGCTCAAGACGATCACGCTCGGCGGTGCGGTGGCCGGTCTCGGCATCGAGGCCACTTCCTTCCGCAACGGGCTGCCGCACGAGTCCGTGCGGGAGATGGAGATCCTCACCGGCAGCGGTGAAGTCGTGGTGGCCCGCCCGGACAACGAGCACGCCGATCTTTTCCGCGGTTTCCCGAACTCCTACGGAACCCTCGGCTACGCCCTGCGGCTGCAGGTCGAGATCGAGCGGACCGAACCGTACGTGCGGGTCCGCCACGTCCGGTTCTCGACCGCCGAGGAATGCGCGGCCGCCATCGCCGAGATCTGCCGCGACGGCGAGTTCGAGGGTCACCGCGTCGATTTCCTCGACGGCACGGTCTTCGCCGCCGACGAGCAGTACCTATCGATCGGCACCTACGTCCCGGAAGCACCGGTGACGAGCGATTACACCGGTCAAGCCGTCTACTACCGCTCGCTGCGCGAGCACCAGACGGACCATCTGCGCACGCATGACTACCTGTGGCGCTGGGACACCGACTGGTTCTGGTGCTCCCGTGCTTTCGGTGTGCAACATCCCGCGGTGCGGCGGCTGTGGCCGCGCAAGTACCGGCGTTCGGACGTATACCGGCGCATCGTGGCGTGGGACCGCCGCGTCGGTTTCAGCGACCGGCTCGCGCGTGCGCGCGGCGGCGCGGGCAGCGAGCCGGTGATCCAGGACGTGGAGATCCCGGTCGATCGGCTCGCGGAGTTCCTGGAGTTCTTCCACCGCGAGATCGGCATCGCCCCGGTGTGGCTGTGCCCGGTGCAGCTGCGCGACCGGCAGGGCTGGCCGCTGTACCCGATGGATCCGGACACGCTCTACGTGAACGTGGGCTTCTGGTCGGCGGTGCAACTGCGGCCGGGGGAGCGGCTGGGCGACTACAACCGCGCGATCGAGGACTTCGTGAGCCGGATCGACGGGCACAAGTCGCTGTACTCGGACTCCTACTACGACGAGGACGAGTTCTGGCGGCTCTACAACCGTCCCGCCTACGAACAACTGAAACAGCGCTACGACCCGGACGGCCGGTTGCCCGGTCTGTACGAGAAGTGCGTGGGCAAGCCGTAG
- a CDS encoding cyclopropane-fatty-acyl-phospholipid synthase family protein, which produces MGLAEVFPRILGDGLDVEFRAYDGSRAGRAGADVGVQVRSPLAFSHLAAAPDELGLARAYITGALEVHGDMYTALSRFPAIALQAVSARTKLEVGARLAARRFWWPVRPPEQEYRPRGLRHSKARDSKSVSYHYDVSNRFYEWVLGPSMAYTCAVYPDAASTLEQAQFTKHDLVARKLGLREGMRLLDIGCGWGGMVMHAAKHYGVRALGVTLSQQQAQWAQKAIVDSGLADLAEVRYLDYRDVPETGFDAVSSIGLTEHIGRAELPAYFSSLRDKLQPGGRLLNHCITRPDGTRKTKPGKFIGRYVFPDGELEGPGTLMSAMHDNGFEVRHEENLREHYALTLRDWCANLEAHWDEAVREVGPARARIWRLYMAASRLGFEKNNIQLHQMLGVRLDDTDARMPLRPAW; this is translated from the coding sequence ATGGGTCTGGCAGAGGTGTTCCCGCGCATTCTGGGTGACGGTCTCGACGTGGAGTTCCGCGCCTACGATGGCAGCCGAGCGGGACGAGCCGGAGCCGACGTCGGCGTGCAGGTCCGTTCCCCGCTGGCGTTCTCGCACTTGGCGGCCGCACCGGACGAGCTGGGGCTCGCCCGCGCCTACATCACCGGGGCGTTGGAAGTGCACGGCGACATGTACACCGCGCTTTCCCGGTTCCCGGCCATCGCGCTGCAGGCGGTCTCGGCCCGCACCAAGCTCGAAGTCGGCGCCAGGCTCGCCGCGCGGCGTTTCTGGTGGCCGGTGCGCCCACCGGAGCAGGAGTACCGCCCGCGCGGGCTGCGGCACTCGAAGGCCCGCGACAGCAAGTCGGTCTCCTACCACTACGACGTGTCGAACCGCTTCTACGAGTGGGTGCTCGGCCCGTCGATGGCCTACACCTGCGCGGTCTACCCGGACGCGGCCTCCACTTTGGAGCAGGCGCAGTTCACCAAGCACGACCTGGTCGCGCGGAAACTGGGGCTGCGCGAGGGAATGCGGCTGCTGGACATCGGCTGCGGCTGGGGCGGCATGGTGATGCACGCCGCCAAGCACTACGGCGTGCGGGCGCTGGGCGTGACGCTGTCGCAGCAGCAGGCGCAATGGGCGCAGAAGGCCATTGTGGACAGCGGGCTCGCGGATCTGGCCGAAGTCCGCTACCTGGACTACCGGGACGTGCCGGAGACGGGGTTCGACGCGGTCAGCTCGATCGGGCTGACCGAGCACATCGGCCGCGCTGAACTGCCCGCCTACTTCTCCTCGCTGCGGGACAAGCTGCAGCCGGGCGGACGGCTGCTCAACCACTGCATCACCCGGCCCGACGGGACCCGCAAGACCAAGCCGGGCAAGTTCATCGGCCGCTACGTTTTCCCGGACGGTGAGCTGGAGGGGCCGGGCACGCTGATGTCGGCCATGCACGACAACGGCTTCGAGGTCCGGCACGAGGAGAACCTCCGGGAGCACTACGCGCTGACCCTCCGGGACTGGTGCGCGAACCTGGAGGCGCACTGGGACGAAGCGGTGCGCGAGGTGGGGCCCGCGCGGGCGCGGATCTGGCGGCTGTACATGGCCGCTTCCCGGCTGGGCTTCGAGAAGAACAACATCCAGCTGCACCAGATGCTCGGAGTGCGCCTCGACGACACCGATGCGCGGATGCCGCTGCGGCCCGCGTGGTGA
- a CDS encoding lipase maturation factor family protein, with the protein MGAWFWAPEYWQARAVVSHLLAAVYLLGFASAVHQFRPLAGEHGLTPVPRFLSAVGFRRAPSLFHLHYSDRFFGVVAWTGTVLSGAALVGLVGLLPVWAWMLVWAVLWALYLSIVNVGQIWYGFGWESLLLEAGFLAIFLGPAHTTPPAPIMWLLCWLLFRVEFGAGLIKMRGDPCWRDLTALHYHHETQPMPGPLSRRFHHLSPRLHKVEVVANHASQLIVPFALFAPQPGADVAAVLIVITQGWLMLSGNFAWLNLVTITLAFAAMDGGLLRWPAPPTTDSPLWHQIVVLAVTAGMLALSYQPVRNMIGPHQVMNRSFNKLHLGNTYGAFGSVTRTRYEVVLEGTSDRTGESGWQEYEFPGKPGDPRRRPRQFAPYHLRLDWLMWFVAISPGYGRSWLPGLLRAMLRNDRHALKLLRHNPFPDEPPALVRARLFRYRFANRQERREGAWWVRTPVSELVPAVSLDELTPA; encoded by the coding sequence GTGGGCGCGTGGTTCTGGGCGCCGGAGTACTGGCAGGCGCGGGCCGTCGTCTCGCACCTGCTGGCGGCGGTGTACCTGCTGGGCTTCGCCTCCGCGGTGCACCAGTTCCGGCCGCTGGCCGGCGAGCACGGCCTGACCCCGGTGCCGCGCTTTCTATCGGCGGTGGGTTTCCGCCGCGCGCCGAGCCTGTTCCACCTGCACTACTCCGACCGCTTTTTCGGCGTCGTCGCGTGGACCGGGACGGTGCTCAGCGGCGCGGCGCTGGTGGGCTTGGTCGGCCTGCTACCGGTGTGGGCCTGGATGCTCGTGTGGGCGGTGCTGTGGGCGTTGTACCTGTCGATCGTCAACGTCGGGCAGATCTGGTACGGCTTCGGCTGGGAGTCGCTGCTGCTGGAGGCCGGGTTCCTGGCGATCTTCCTGGGCCCTGCGCACACGACTCCCCCGGCACCGATCATGTGGCTGCTGTGCTGGCTGCTGTTCCGCGTCGAGTTCGGCGCCGGGCTGATCAAGATGCGCGGCGATCCGTGCTGGCGGGACCTGACCGCGCTGCACTACCACCACGAGACGCAGCCGATGCCCGGGCCGCTCAGCCGCCGGTTCCACCACCTGTCCCCGCGGCTGCACAAGGTGGAAGTGGTCGCCAACCACGCCTCGCAGCTGATCGTGCCGTTCGCGCTGTTCGCGCCGCAGCCGGGCGCCGATGTCGCGGCCGTGCTCATCGTGATCACTCAGGGCTGGCTGATGCTGAGCGGGAACTTCGCCTGGCTCAACCTGGTCACGATCACGCTCGCGTTCGCCGCGATGGACGGCGGATTGCTGCGCTGGCCCGCACCGCCGACCACGGATTCGCCGCTGTGGCACCAGATCGTCGTGCTGGCGGTGACCGCGGGGATGCTCGCGCTGAGCTACCAGCCGGTGCGCAACATGATCGGCCCGCACCAGGTGATGAACCGCAGCTTCAACAAGCTGCACCTGGGCAACACCTACGGCGCGTTCGGCAGCGTCACCCGCACCCGCTACGAGGTGGTGCTGGAGGGAACTTCCGACCGCACCGGGGAATCCGGTTGGCAGGAGTACGAATTCCCCGGCAAACCGGGAGATCCGCGGCGCAGACCGCGCCAGTTCGCGCCGTACCACCTGCGGCTGGACTGGCTGATGTGGTTCGTGGCGATCTCGCCCGGCTACGGACGCAGCTGGCTTCCCGGGCTGCTGCGGGCGATGCTGCGCAACGACCGGCACGCGCTGAAGTTGTTGCGGCACAACCCGTTCCCGGACGAACCTCCGGCGCTGGTGCGCGCGCGGCTGTTCCGCTACCGCTTCGCGAACCGGCAGGAACGCCGCGAGGGTGCGTGGTGGGTGCGCACCCCCGTCAGCGAACTCGTCCCGGCGGTGTCGCTCGACGAACTCACACCGGCCTGA
- a CDS encoding putative RNA methyltransferase, with product MFNDVARLLACPHCGRGLQPAGRTLRCPANHSFDLARQGYVSLLGGRGAPRPGDTAEMVAARAGFLASGHYAPIAEALADVTAATHTGGPVLDVGAGTGHYLGRVLDALPGEIGVALDVSKYASRRAAKAHPRAAAVLADAWRTLPVRDAAFATALNVFAPRNAVETHRVLRPGGHLVVVTPNSGHLAELVSELDLLTVDERKQQRLREQLTDHFEPVRSRRCEFAMRLTAEEVAAVVGMGPNAWHSTESLSARIAALPDSFPITGSVTVSVQRRR from the coding sequence GTGTTCAACGATGTCGCACGACTGTTGGCGTGCCCGCATTGCGGGCGCGGTCTGCAACCAGCGGGGCGCACGCTGCGCTGCCCGGCGAACCACTCGTTCGACCTGGCCAGACAGGGCTACGTGAGCCTGCTGGGTGGGCGGGGCGCACCGAGACCCGGCGACACCGCCGAGATGGTGGCTGCACGCGCCGGTTTCCTCGCTTCCGGGCACTACGCACCGATCGCAGAAGCACTCGCCGACGTCACCGCGGCGACGCACACCGGCGGACCGGTGCTGGACGTCGGCGCCGGGACCGGCCACTACCTCGGGCGAGTGCTGGATGCGCTGCCCGGCGAGATCGGCGTCGCGCTGGACGTGTCGAAGTACGCTTCCCGGCGGGCCGCGAAGGCCCACCCGCGCGCCGCGGCCGTGCTCGCCGACGCTTGGCGGACCTTGCCCGTGCGCGACGCCGCATTCGCCACCGCGCTGAACGTGTTCGCCCCGCGCAACGCCGTCGAGACGCACCGCGTGCTGCGCCCGGGCGGGCACCTCGTGGTGGTCACGCCGAACTCCGGGCACCTGGCCGAGTTGGTGTCCGAACTGGACCTGCTCACCGTGGACGAGCGCAAGCAGCAGCGGCTCCGGGAGCAGCTCACCGACCACTTCGAGCCGGTGCGCAGCCGGCGGTGCGAGTTCGCCATGCGGCTCACCGCCGAAGAAGTGGCCGCCGTGGTCGGCATGGGCCCGAACGCCTGGCATTCCACGGAATCCCTTTCGGCTCGTATCGCCGCGCTGCCGGACTCCTTCCCCATCACGGGCTCCGTCACCGTTTCAGTCCAGCGTAGGCGCTGA
- a CDS encoding AAA family ATPase, which translates to MLAQRIEREIESLGEASEKRVKEVVEHIAIPPAEPSTYPFNGYVESVRVQGIRSFGAEQELELSRGLTILYAENGTGKTSIIDAVELLTKGVTTRASQPAGPAGEVKDENNVPYSDVDGKLTDIEPNVSISWIQDGKPGRAVWNGAWGQAAADAPPVQLIARRRLREVINLSGADRADLLGHAAGLGDLAQVWGDAQKALDQRGKELSSVEALPSAAMQDAVTWAEGVHDCTSAVPVEEIAKLVERNAQQAIARCAPDSRGPGERLSEAWEAPLPRPPEVLPAAGLEDLVQRLTDQESREVPRLSEALDQATLRLLESFAEVAIAGEACPACTVATVTSDRIAAVHRLLESVRDVREYQEADSALRKEARGFAQGFRPYLEWRFPEWDDAAVRSFAGEDRNFSAAYGEARSSKTAWDQQCTVLWDRIETAGREPSADSMRSVVEALRRLVDLREVADRNARAAEHLRSELLRDRKDAELAKATWRRDNARAIAEAIDARRKRDVDARNLRIAAQRLKARRAEVLEAKLTALAEPISSWLRRLAPDHTPSVRLQVSPGAQKPRLNVLVGQGKQTAIGRLSDSQLDMLGLAVHLATLEQEQSGAPVIIDDPTDMLDAATVEKLAGEGIGDLLGPPNGPGRQVVVLTHDEQLVRSLWKHHGARWPLTTQWFTELDREIEPTPQSLIKPRSPQEYADRLKALLQSNADAENRIWLRSAAGNLARQTLEAIIGDLFEVVGPRGLRYLPDLSNVREDREKRGVLKHFDLLDEQFRKIQKMHAGCTERCHANVAEFIDELLEMHAERGDYLLNEASHANCVYPRIAQVREYQKKLSKNANRFQHARRKSRVPGARPDDWPETSEWSRALAACSNCQVQQFFPHLS; encoded by the coding sequence ATGCTTGCGCAACGGATCGAGCGGGAAATAGAATCGCTCGGCGAAGCCTCCGAAAAGCGGGTCAAGGAGGTCGTCGAGCACATTGCGATCCCTCCCGCGGAGCCGTCGACGTACCCGTTTAACGGGTACGTCGAGTCGGTTAGGGTCCAGGGCATCCGGTCTTTCGGTGCGGAGCAGGAACTGGAACTTTCCCGGGGTCTTACGATCCTGTACGCGGAGAACGGAACCGGCAAGACCAGCATCATCGACGCCGTCGAGTTGCTTACCAAAGGGGTGACAACTCGCGCGTCGCAACCCGCCGGTCCGGCGGGCGAGGTCAAGGACGAGAACAATGTCCCTTATTCTGACGTCGACGGAAAATTGACGGACATCGAGCCGAATGTATCAATATCCTGGATACAGGACGGAAAGCCGGGACGAGCGGTTTGGAACGGAGCGTGGGGTCAGGCCGCAGCGGATGCACCACCGGTGCAGCTGATTGCTCGTCGCCGGTTGCGAGAGGTCATCAACTTGTCCGGGGCGGATCGAGCCGATCTCCTTGGCCACGCAGCTGGTCTGGGCGACTTGGCCCAGGTCTGGGGCGATGCTCAGAAAGCATTGGACCAGCGGGGGAAGGAACTCAGTTCGGTCGAAGCGTTGCCGTCAGCTGCCATGCAGGACGCCGTCACCTGGGCCGAGGGAGTGCACGACTGCACGAGCGCGGTTCCGGTCGAGGAGATCGCGAAGTTGGTGGAGCGGAACGCGCAGCAGGCCATCGCGCGGTGCGCTCCGGATTCTCGCGGGCCCGGCGAGAGATTGTCCGAGGCTTGGGAGGCGCCGCTCCCGCGGCCTCCTGAGGTCCTCCCAGCAGCGGGGCTCGAAGATTTGGTGCAACGGCTCACTGACCAAGAGTCCCGTGAAGTTCCGCGTCTGTCGGAAGCCCTCGATCAGGCCACTCTGCGTCTGCTCGAGTCCTTCGCGGAGGTCGCGATCGCGGGCGAGGCATGCCCGGCGTGCACCGTCGCGACCGTGACCAGTGACCGGATCGCCGCCGTGCACCGGTTACTGGAGTCGGTTCGTGACGTGCGCGAGTACCAGGAGGCTGACAGCGCTCTCCGGAAGGAAGCACGAGGGTTCGCTCAGGGGTTCCGGCCGTACCTCGAATGGCGGTTCCCGGAATGGGACGACGCAGCCGTGCGGTCGTTCGCGGGGGAGGACCGGAATTTCTCTGCCGCATACGGCGAAGCGCGGTCCTCCAAAACGGCCTGGGACCAGCAATGCACGGTGTTGTGGGACAGAATCGAGACAGCCGGACGCGAACCTTCTGCTGATTCGATGCGTTCGGTCGTGGAGGCGCTGCGGCGGCTGGTCGACCTCCGCGAAGTTGCTGACAGGAATGCTCGCGCGGCCGAGCACCTGCGTTCGGAGTTACTCCGGGACCGCAAGGACGCCGAACTTGCGAAGGCGACGTGGCGGCGGGACAACGCCCGCGCCATCGCGGAAGCCATTGACGCGCGGCGCAAGCGGGACGTCGACGCGCGGAATCTCAGGATCGCGGCCCAGCGCCTCAAAGCTCGCCGTGCTGAGGTGCTGGAGGCGAAGCTCACGGCGCTCGCAGAGCCGATCAGTTCCTGGTTGCGCCGATTGGCCCCGGACCACACACCTTCGGTCCGGCTGCAGGTGAGTCCCGGAGCTCAGAAGCCGAGACTCAACGTGCTGGTCGGCCAAGGCAAGCAGACCGCGATCGGGCGCCTGTCGGACTCGCAGCTGGACATGCTCGGTCTGGCCGTGCACCTCGCGACGCTGGAGCAGGAGCAGTCCGGAGCGCCAGTGATCATTGACGATCCGACCGACATGCTCGACGCGGCAACCGTCGAAAAGCTCGCCGGGGAGGGCATTGGTGACCTCCTCGGTCCGCCGAACGGACCGGGCCGGCAGGTCGTGGTGCTCACCCACGACGAACAGTTGGTGCGATCGCTCTGGAAACATCACGGTGCTCGATGGCCGCTTACCACTCAGTGGTTCACCGAACTCGACCGTGAGATCGAGCCGACCCCGCAGTCTTTGATCAAGCCCCGATCGCCGCAAGAATATGCCGACCGGCTGAAAGCTCTGTTGCAGAGCAATGCGGACGCCGAGAACCGAATTTGGTTGCGCAGCGCTGCTGGAAATTTGGCGCGGCAGACGCTCGAGGCCATAATCGGAGACCTGTTCGAAGTCGTCGGGCCGCGCGGGCTGCGGTACTTGCCCGATCTCAGCAACGTGCGGGAGGACCGCGAGAAGCGGGGGGTGCTCAAGCACTTCGATCTGTTGGACGAGCAGTTTCGGAAGATCCAGAAGATGCATGCAGGGTGCACCGAGAGGTGCCACGCCAATGTCGCCGAATTCATCGATGAGCTCCTGGAGATGCACGCTGAACGAGGCGATTATCTGTTGAACGAAGCTAGTCACGCGAATTGTGTATATCCGAGGATCGCGCAGGTCCGGGAGTATCAGAAGAAGTTGAGCAAGAACGCGAACCGCTTCCAGCACGCCCGAAGGAAGAGTCGGGTGCCGGGTGCTAGGCCGGATGATTGGCCCGAGACCTCGGAGTGGAGCCGTGCACTGGCGGCTTGCTCCAACTGTCAGGTGCAGCAGTTTTTCCCGCACCTGTCCTGA